Proteins encoded by one window of Streptomyces sp. LX-29:
- a CDS encoding IS5 family transposase (programmed frameshift): protein MDQPVVGLGVPLTDAQWARIEPLLPDRTPRRGGRWRDHREVIDAIAFKFQTGTQWVHLPEKYGNWRGVYNRLRMWAVDGTWERVFTALIAQADADEDLNWAVSVDSTIVRAHQHAAGARKKGAPAGEPADHAIGRSRGGLTTKIHLAADGDCRPLAFVLTAGQAGDAPAFGEVMARLRVPRRRGRPRTRPDVVLADKAYSSRAIREHLRQRGIRAVIPTRADQRGHRLRRGRHGGRPPAFDRDAYKQRNTVERCINRLKQWRGIATRYEKTAVIYLAGLHIAGIFLWSAR from the exons TTGGATCAGCCGGTCGTTGGTCTGGGTGTGCCGTTGACTGACGCGCAGTGGGCGCGGATCGAGCCGTTGCTCCCGGACCGGACGCCGAGGCGCGGTGGTCGGTGGCGGGACCATCGGGAGGTGATCGACGCGATCGCCTTCAAGTTCCAGACCGGAACCCAGTGGGTGCACCTTCCGGAGAAGTACGGCAACTGGCGAGGCGTCTACAACCGGCTGCGTATGTGGGCCGTCGACGGCACCTGGGAGCGAGTGTTCACCGCTCTCATAGCCCAGGCCGACGCGGACGAGGACCTGAACTGGGCCGTCTCTGTGGACTCCACGATCGTGCGAGCACACCAGCACGCTGCCGGGGCCCGCAAAA AGGGGGCCCCGGCTGGAGAACCGGCCGACCACGCCATCGGCCGGTCCCGCGGCGGGCTGACCACGAAGATCCACCTCGCGGCCGACGGCGACTGCCGGCCCCTGGCCTTCGTCCTCACGGCCGGCCAGGCCGGCGATGCACCCGCCTTCGGCGAGGTCATGGCCCGTCTGCGCGTTCCCCGCCGACGTGGACGACCTCGCACCAGGCCGGACGTCGTCCTGGCCGACAAGGCGTACTCCTCACGTGCGATCCGCGAGCATCTACGCCAGCGCGGCATCCGGGCAGTGATCCCCACCCGGGCGGATCAGCGCGGCCACCGGCTGCGTCGCGGCAGACACGGTGGGAGGCCACCCGCTTTCGACCGTGACGCGTACAAGCAGCGCAATACCGTCGAGCGGTGCATCAACCGCCTGAAGCAGTGGCGAGGGATCGCCACCCGCTACGAGAAGACAGCGGTCATCTACCTGGCCGGACTCCACATCGCGGGCATCTTCCTCTGGTCCGCTCGGTGA
- a CDS encoding alpha/beta hydrolase has protein sequence MHSAVVTSGGDRIRWVELPGEGPARVYVHGLGATSPAYFAAVAVHPSLAGRRSLLVDLLGHGHSDRPTDFDYTLESHADALAAALTAAGVFGAELVAHSMGGSVAIVLAARHPELVSRLVLVDANLDPIPRRPESSGSSGIAWYTEEEFLAGGWAEVRDRVGAHWWSTMRLAGREALHRSAVHLARGTTPTMRELLLELDIPRAYLLPEADGPLPGAEALAAAGVAVVAIPDCGHNIMLDNPEGFVRAAAAALASAVTPGGPGTVES, from the coding sequence GTGCACAGTGCCGTCGTCACGTCCGGGGGAGACCGGATCCGGTGGGTGGAGCTGCCGGGGGAGGGGCCCGCGCGGGTCTATGTGCACGGGCTCGGGGCCACCTCGCCCGCGTACTTCGCCGCCGTGGCGGTCCATCCGTCGCTGGCGGGGCGACGGTCGCTGCTGGTGGACCTGCTGGGACACGGCCACAGCGACCGGCCGACGGACTTCGACTACACCCTGGAGTCCCACGCCGACGCCCTCGCCGCCGCGCTGACCGCGGCCGGCGTCTTCGGCGCGGAGCTCGTCGCGCACAGCATGGGCGGCTCGGTCGCCATCGTGCTCGCCGCCCGCCACCCCGAGCTGGTCTCCCGGTTGGTCCTGGTCGACGCCAACCTCGATCCGATCCCGCGCCGGCCGGAGTCCTCCGGCAGCAGCGGCATCGCCTGGTACACGGAAGAGGAGTTCCTGGCGGGCGGCTGGGCGGAGGTACGGGACCGGGTCGGCGCGCACTGGTGGTCGACCATGCGGCTGGCCGGTCGGGAGGCGCTGCACCGCAGCGCCGTGCACCTCGCGCGGGGCACCACCCCCACCATGCGTGAACTCCTGCTGGAGCTGGACATCCCGCGCGCCTATCTGCTGCCGGAGGCCGACGGCCCACTGCCCGGCGCCGAGGCGCTCGCCGCGGCGGGGGTGGCCGTCGTGGCCATCCCCGACTGCGGGCACAACATCATGCTGGACAACCCGGAGGGCTTCGTCCGCGCCGCCGCGGCCGCGCTGGCCTCCGCGGTCACGCCCGGCGGCCCCGGCACGGTGGAGTCCTAG
- a CDS encoding N-acetyltransferase: MRTHHTWITRAETRADISTVREITLAAFDTPLEADLVDALRADPAWIDGLSLVATDADGALVAHALLTRCHIDEAPALCLGPVSVRPEHQRTGAGSAVIRAALAAAKERGEHHVTVLGHPEYYPRFGFTRASTHGISLTIEVPDEAMMALTLDAAHPLPAGTVRYAAPFGI; this comes from the coding sequence ATGCGTACCCATCACACCTGGATCACCCGCGCCGAGACGCGCGCGGACATCTCCACCGTCCGCGAGATCACCCTCGCCGCGTTCGACACCCCGCTGGAGGCGGACCTGGTCGACGCGCTGCGCGCCGACCCCGCCTGGATCGACGGCCTGTCGCTCGTCGCGACCGACGCGGACGGCGCGCTCGTCGCCCACGCCCTGCTGACCCGCTGTCACATCGACGAGGCCCCGGCCCTGTGTCTGGGCCCCGTCTCGGTGCGGCCTGAGCACCAGCGGACGGGTGCCGGCTCGGCCGTCATCCGCGCCGCGCTGGCCGCGGCGAAGGAGCGCGGTGAGCACCATGTCACCGTCCTCGGGCACCCGGAGTACTACCCGCGCTTCGGGTTCACCCGGGCCTCGACCCACGGCATCAGCCTGACCATCGAGGTGCCGGACGAGGCCATGATGGCGCTCACCCTGGACGCGGCCCACCCGCTGCCGGCCGGCACCGTCCGCTACGCGGCGCCGTTCGGGATCTAG
- a CDS encoding short chain dehydrogenase — protein sequence MRILLVGAGGTLGGAVREALAARGHEVIGVGRSGGDLVADVTDPEAVARMYAEAGPLDAVAVAAGDAVFRPLGELTADDFAATLRGKALSQLELVRQGARHVAPTGSFTLVSGVLTEEPIVAGAAASAANGAVEAFVRAAAIELPPQRINAVSPAVAEESLPAYGAFFAGMEAVPAARVATAYVRSVEGAQTGQVYRVR from the coding sequence GTGAGGATTCTTCTGGTCGGTGCGGGCGGCACGCTCGGCGGCGCGGTGCGCGAGGCGCTCGCGGCGCGCGGGCACGAGGTGATCGGCGTGGGCCGCTCGGGCGGCGACCTGGTGGCCGACGTCACCGACCCCGAGGCGGTGGCCCGGATGTACGCGGAGGCCGGCCCGCTGGACGCGGTGGCGGTCGCCGCGGGCGACGCCGTGTTCCGGCCGCTGGGCGAGCTGACCGCCGACGACTTCGCGGCGACCCTGCGCGGCAAGGCGCTGAGCCAGCTGGAGCTGGTCCGCCAGGGCGCCCGGCACGTGGCGCCCACCGGCTCGTTCACGCTCGTCAGCGGCGTCCTCACCGAGGAGCCGATCGTGGCCGGGGCGGCCGCGTCCGCGGCGAACGGCGCGGTCGAGGCGTTCGTCCGTGCCGCCGCGATCGAGCTGCCGCCCCAGCGGATCAACGCGGTGAGCCCGGCGGTGGCCGAGGAGTCCCTGCCCGCCTACGGTGCCTTCTTCGCCGGTATGGAGGCCGTTCCGGCGGCACGGGTGGCGACCGCGTACGTCCGCTCGGTCGAGGGCGCGCAGACGGGTCAGGTCTACCGGGTCCGCTAG